One window from the genome of Nocardioides panaciterrulae encodes:
- a CDS encoding ABC transporter permease gives MSAAGELGPGTTTPVLSARQLTRRRRARSLARGWRLFRANRSGLLGLAVLLVFAVVAIAAPLIASADGLQVTKATGGVLEPPSAQYWLGTDDQGRSVLTLLIWGARISLFVGLAATLISMIIGTLVGITSGYFGGFAGAALFRVTEWFLAIPFLPLAIVMATVLGPSLLNIVLVIGVTSWPGTALLIRSQTLSIKERPYLERARVLGAGRWHQVGRHVLPNVMPMVFANTTLTVAIAILTETTLSFLGLGDPTRVSWGSMLDEAFHVGAITTGAWWFIVPPGVCVVLVVLAFTLIGQALEEVLNPRLKGR, from the coding sequence ATGAGCGCCGCCGGCGAGCTGGGCCCGGGTACGACGACCCCGGTGCTCTCGGCGCGCCAGCTCACGCGCCGGCGCCGGGCCCGGTCGCTGGCCCGCGGCTGGCGGCTCTTCCGCGCCAACCGCTCCGGCCTGCTGGGACTCGCGGTGCTGCTGGTCTTCGCCGTGGTCGCGATCGCCGCACCGCTGATCGCCTCGGCCGACGGGCTGCAGGTCACCAAGGCGACCGGCGGGGTCCTGGAGCCGCCGTCCGCGCAGTACTGGCTGGGCACCGACGACCAGGGCCGCTCGGTCCTGACGCTGCTGATCTGGGGTGCCCGGATCTCGCTGTTCGTCGGGCTCGCGGCGACGCTGATCTCGATGATCATCGGCACGCTGGTCGGCATCACCTCCGGCTACTTCGGGGGCTTCGCGGGCGCGGCGCTGTTCCGGGTCACCGAGTGGTTCCTGGCCATCCCGTTCCTGCCGCTGGCGATCGTGATGGCGACGGTCCTGGGGCCGTCGCTGCTCAACATCGTGCTGGTCATCGGCGTCACCTCCTGGCCAGGCACCGCGCTGCTGATCCGCAGCCAGACGCTGTCGATCAAGGAACGCCCCTACCTGGAGCGGGCCCGCGTGCTGGGGGCCGGCCGCTGGCACCAGGTCGGCCGGCACGTGCTCCCGAACGTGATGCCGATGGTCTTCGCCAACACCACCCTGACCGTGGCGATCGCGATCCTCACCGAGACCACGCTGAGCTTCCTCGGCCTCGGCGACCCCACCCGGGTGTCGTGGGGCTCGATGCTCGACGAGGCGTTCCACGTCGGCGCGATCACCACCGGTGCGTGGTGGTTCATCGTGCCGCCGGGGGTCTGCGTGGTCCTCGTCGTGCTGGCGTTCACGCTGATCGGTCAGGCCCTCGAAGAGGTCCTGAACCCCCGCCTGAAGGGACGCTGA
- a CDS encoding ABC transporter permease, with protein sequence MSLAATPESVTAAESGAVASAGRSRRRGYGRYVWAKVAGACGSLLFMLVVNFFLFRVLPGDPARTLGRGRFTTPEQLHAFDATYGLDKSLPQQFLTFLQNTATGDLGVSLKYRVPVSQLLMDRLGTTLLLVGVSTLLATAIGVWLGIRGAWRRGGGFDKASTGASLTLYSMPEWWLGLLLIAVLAVGVGPVPGIFPTGGLHSIDAQPGTVSYLLDTAWHLTLPVITLTLAYLADYSLIMRSSLLDELGQDYLTTARAKGLRDIQVRNRHAVPNALLPTTTVIALNMGFVVAGAITVETVFSIPGLGLLGTEALEVPDYWVLQGVFMVASAGVILANLAANLLYGLLDPRVRT encoded by the coding sequence GCGGGGGTACGGACGCTACGTCTGGGCCAAGGTGGCCGGGGCCTGCGGGAGCCTGCTGTTCATGCTCGTCGTGAACTTCTTCCTGTTCCGGGTGCTGCCGGGTGATCCCGCCCGCACCCTGGGCCGGGGCCGGTTCACAACGCCCGAGCAATTGCACGCGTTCGACGCGACGTACGGCCTGGACAAGTCGCTGCCCCAGCAGTTCCTGACCTTCCTGCAGAACACCGCGACCGGTGACCTGGGGGTGTCGCTGAAGTACCGGGTCCCGGTCTCCCAGCTGCTGATGGACCGGCTCGGCACCACGCTGCTGCTGGTCGGCGTCTCCACGCTGCTGGCCACGGCCATCGGCGTGTGGCTGGGGATCCGGGGTGCCTGGCGCCGCGGGGGCGGCTTCGACAAGGCGTCGACCGGCGCCTCGCTGACGCTCTACTCGATGCCGGAGTGGTGGCTCGGGCTGCTGCTCATCGCGGTGCTGGCCGTCGGGGTCGGCCCGGTCCCGGGCATCTTCCCGACCGGGGGGCTGCACTCGATCGACGCGCAGCCCGGGACGGTCTCCTACCTGCTGGACACCGCCTGGCACCTGACGCTGCCGGTCATCACGCTCACGCTCGCCTACCTGGCCGACTACTCCCTGATCATGCGCAGCTCGCTGCTCGACGAGCTGGGCCAGGACTACCTGACGACCGCGCGGGCCAAGGGGCTGCGCGACATCCAGGTGCGCAACCGGCACGCGGTCCCGAACGCGCTGCTGCCGACCACGACCGTGATCGCGCTCAACATGGGCTTCGTGGTGGCGGGAGCGATCACGGTCGAGACCGTCTTCTCGATCCCCGGGCTGGGCCTGCTCGGCACCGAGGCCCTCGAGGTCCCCGACTACTGGGTGTTGCAAGGAGTCTTCATGGTGGCCTCGGCCGGCGTGATCCTGGCGAACCTCGCCGCCAACCTGCTCTACGGCCTGCTCGACCCGCGGGTGCGCACATGA